The following are encoded together in the Choloepus didactylus isolate mChoDid1 chromosome 7, mChoDid1.pri, whole genome shotgun sequence genome:
- the LOC119540866 gene encoding olfactory receptor 14I1-like: MDNLTIITDFLLMDISSSWEIQILQGVLFLVIYLGALAGNVLTVTVIVKDPQLHSPMYFFIGNLSLIDLCCISVSVPKSIVNSLTGSKLISLKECAAQIFFYIFFASIELAFLVVMSYDRYVAICHPLHYGLTITPRLCTQAAGGSWASGLVYSTIHTVTMFRLPFTKSNVIHQYFCEVPQVLRISSSDVQFSESVALAISSCIVLVCFVIMFMSYINIFSMVLRMRSVDARNKALSTCTPQLGILILFVISGLIAVLGPIGNKASLKNLLTAMFYTLVPPFINPIIYSLRNREIKDALGRMFNRYFEFPRRGF; encoded by the coding sequence ATGGACAACCTCACCATCATCACAGATTTCCTTCTGATGGATATCTCGAGCTCCTGGGAGATACAGATCTTGCAAGGAGTGCTGTTCTTAGTCATTTATCTGGGAGCTCTAGCTGGGAATGTTTTAACTGTTACCGTCATTGTGAAAGACCCACAACTGCACTCTCCAATGTACTTCTTCATAGGCAATTTATCTCTCATAGATCTTTGCTGCATATCAGTTAGTGTTCCCAAATCAATTGTGAATTCTCTGACAGGTAGTAAATTAATCTCACTCAAAGAATGTGCTGCTCAAATtttcttctatatattttttgcatctatagagCTTGCTTTCCTTGTGGTAAtgtcctatgaccgctatgttgcCATTTGCCACCCTCTGCATTATGGACTCACCATCACCCCGCGTCTTTGCACACAGGCAGCTGGTGGTTCATGGGCAAGTGGGCTGGTCTATTCTACCATCCACACAGTGACCATGTTCAGGCTTCCCTTTACAAAGTCCAATGTGATCCATCAATATTTCTGTGAAGTACCTCAAGTTTTGAGGATCTCATCCTCAGATGTTCAGTTTTCTGAGTCTGTGGCCCTAGCTATAAGTTCTTGCATTGTTTTAGTATGTTTTGTCATAATGTTTATgtcatatattaatatattttcaatgGTCCTTCGGATGCGTTCTGTGGATGCCCGTAACAAAGCCTTATCTACCTGTACCCCACAGTTGGGGATTCTTATTTTGTTTGTAATTTCTGGGTTGATTGCTGTTTTAGGACCCATTGGAAACAAAGCATCTCTTAAGAATCTTCTGACAGCTATGTTCTACACTCTGGTGCCACCGTTTATAAATCCTATCATCTATAGCCTACGGAACAGAGAGATTAAAGATGCTCtaggcagaatgttcaacagataTTTTGAGTTTCCAAGGAGgggtttttga